One Peromyscus leucopus breed LL Stock chromosome 6, UCI_PerLeu_2.1, whole genome shotgun sequence genomic region harbors:
- the LOC119088195 gene encoding 40S ribosomal protein S14-like, protein MGNMLTDGPHLEPQCRADESGDDVQKWRLTGEGKEGKTGSQVAEGENIFGVCHIFASLHDVFVHGTDLSGKETIAG, encoded by the exons ATGGGCAACATGCTGACAGATGGCCcacacctggaaccccagtgcCGAGCAG ATGAGTCTGGAGATGACGTTCAGAAATGGCGGCTcacaggggaagggaaagaaggaaaaacagggTCTCAAGTGGCTGAAGGAGAGAACATATTTGGTGTCTGCCACATCTTCGCATCCCTCCATGACGTCTTTGTCCATGGTACCGATCTTTCTGGCAAGGAAACCATCGCCGGGTGA